One stretch of Eupeodes corollae chromosome 2, idEupCoro1.1, whole genome shotgun sequence DNA includes these proteins:
- the LOC129944238 gene encoding peroxiredoxin 1, whose product MPQLQKPAPVFSGTAVVNGQFKEISLKDYKGKYVVLFFYPLDFTFVCPTEIIAFSDRAKEFRNIGCEVIGCSTDSHFTHLAWINTSRKQGGLGQLDIPLLADKSMKVARDFGVLDEESGVPFRGLFIIDGKQNLRQITVNDLPVGRSVDETLRLVQAFQFTDEHGEVCPANWKPGSKSMVADPKKSQEYFSAVN is encoded by the coding sequence ATGCCGCAACTCCAGAAGCCAGCCCCTGTATTTTCCGGAACTGCTGTTGTCAATGGACAGTTCAAGGAGATTTCTTTGAAAGACTACAAGGGAAAATACGTGGTCCTATTCTTCTACCCATTGGATTTCACCTTTGTCTGTCCCACCGAGATTATCGCCTTCTCAGACCGTGCAAAGGAATTCCGTAACATTGGATGTGAGGTCATTGGCTGCTCGACAGATTCACACTTCACCCATTTGGCATGGATCAACACATCGCGCAAACAGGGTGGACTTGGTCAATTGGACATTCCATTGCTTGCCGACAAGTCAATGAAGGTTGCACGTGACTTTGGTGTATTGGACGAAGAAAGCGGTGTTCCCTTCCGTGGATTATTCATCATCGATGGAAAGCAAAACTTGCGTCAAATTACCGTAAATGACTTGCCTGTCGGCCGCAGCGTGGATGAAACCCTTCGTCTGGTACAGGCCTTCCAATTCACTGATGAGCATGGTGAAGTTTGTCCAGCCAACTGGAAGCCAGGCAGCAAGTCAATGGTTGCCGATCCAAAGAAATCCCAGGAATACTTCTCTGCCGTGAACTAA